One window of Pleurodeles waltl isolate 20211129_DDA chromosome 3_1, aPleWal1.hap1.20221129, whole genome shotgun sequence genomic DNA carries:
- the LOC138284704 gene encoding gap junction alpha-4 protein-like produces MGNWDLLKSLLDEVQEHSTFIGKIWLTVLFIFRILILGLAGESVWGDEQSDFVCNTLQPGCINVCYDEAFPISHIRYWVLQFLFVSTPTLLYLGHVMYLSRRKEKQKEQALGMLQSKHVEEPPQTKIKLQGTLMITYIVSVLFQMFFESGFLLGQWYLYGFVMPPVYICERDPCPNKVDCFVSRPTEKTIFIIFMMVVSLISLVLNLLELIHLVCKSMRGKNNSQLVSAYSTGDIPGFPHKVHKVSTKPFRDGSCSHLPMNTNRPAPLFCKSSNEQNWANFSTEQCLAPQYKKNALDRLSQSDLFMVAADAVDGPSSGVGSSISKQEYV; encoded by the coding sequence ATGGGTAACTGGGACCTTTTGAAAAGTCTTCTGGACGAAGTCCAAGAGCACTCGACGTTTATTGGCAAGATCTGGCTCACGGTGCTCTTCATTTTCCGCATCTTGATCCTGGGGTTGGCCGGCGAGTCTGTTTGGGGAGATGAGCAGTCAGACTTTGTGTGTAACACTCTGCAGCCTGGTTGCATCAACGTGTGCTACGATGAAGCCTTCCCCATCTCTCATATTCGCTATTGGGTGCTGCAGTTCCTGTTTGTAAGCACGCCAACACTGTTGTACCTCGGTCACGTCATGTATCTGTCTAGGAGAAAAGAAAAGCAGAAGGAACAAGCGCTGGGAATGCTCCAGTCAAAGCATGTTGAAGAGCCTCCTCAGACAAAAATAAAGCTTCAAGGCACTTTGATGATCACTTATATTGTTAGCGTCCTCTTCCAAATGTTTTTTGAGAGTGGATTTCTGCTGGGCCAATGGTACTTGTATGGGTTTGTGATGCCCCCAGTGTATATTTGTGAAAGAGACCCATGTCCCAACAAAGTGGACTGCTTTGTCTCGCGTCCTACTGAGAAGACCATCTTCATAATCTTCATGATGGTCGTATCTCTGATATCGCTGGTTCTCAATCTACTTGAGCTTATCCATCTAGTCTGTAAAAGCATGCGTGGAAAGAACAACTCTCAGCTAGTTTCTGCCTATTCCACAGGGGATATCCCAGGCTTCCCACATAAAGTCCACAAGGTCTCTACTAAGCCCTTCCGAGATGGTTCTTGCTCACACCTTCCCATGAACACAAACCGCCCAGCACCTCTATTCTGCAAGTCATCCAATGAGCAGAACTGGGCCAACTTCAGCACTGAGCAGTGCTTAGCCCCGCAGTACAAAAAGAATGCCCTTGACCGGTTATCCCAGAGCGACCTCTTCATGGTGGCAGCTGATGCTGTTGACGGTCCATCCAGTGGTGTTGGTAGCTCTATATCTAAACAAGAGTATGTTTAA